In Paenibacillus larvae subsp. larvae, the following proteins share a genomic window:
- the recO gene encoding DNA repair protein RecO, translating into MLYRIEGIILRTVDYGEGNKIITVLTQAGKVGLMARGAKKVKSRLSAVTQLLIYGEFVFFKQSGMGTLNHADIIEPYHRLREDIYLSAYASYLVEMVDKMLPEGEANIYLFEQLKSALKTMEEGKDPQIVVHIFEMAMLASAGYSPVMDVCVSCGSVDGDMMFSSLMGGILCPGCTHKDPQKIRISENTRKLLRLFTGMDIRRLGNVTVKEETRQQLKTCMRAYMDTHVGVQWKARKVLDQLDKYDFKKN; encoded by the coding sequence ATGCTGTATCGAATCGAAGGAATTATTTTGCGAACCGTAGATTACGGGGAAGGAAATAAGATCATTACTGTCCTTACACAAGCCGGAAAAGTAGGGCTTATGGCCAGAGGAGCCAAAAAAGTTAAAAGCCGGTTAAGTGCCGTAACCCAATTGCTGATATACGGGGAGTTTGTCTTCTTTAAACAAAGCGGCATGGGCACATTGAATCATGCTGATATAATCGAGCCTTATCATCGATTGCGGGAAGATATCTATTTATCCGCCTATGCCTCTTACCTGGTGGAAATGGTGGACAAGATGCTTCCGGAAGGGGAGGCGAACATATATTTGTTCGAGCAGCTCAAATCCGCGCTTAAAACCATGGAAGAAGGCAAGGACCCGCAAATCGTAGTGCATATTTTTGAAATGGCCATGCTTGCTTCGGCAGGCTATTCTCCTGTTATGGATGTTTGTGTCTCCTGCGGATCTGTTGATGGGGACATGATGTTCAGTTCGCTGATGGGAGGCATACTTTGTCCGGGATGTACACATAAGGATCCACAGAAGATCCGTATTTCAGAAAATACACGAAAACTGCTTCGGCTTTTTACCGGGATGGATATTCGCAGGCTCGGAAATGTTACGGTAAAAGAAGAAACCAGGCAGCAGCTTAAAACATGCATGAGAGCTTATATGGACACCCACGTGGGCGTCCAGTGGAAAGCAAGAAAAGTACTTGATCAGTTGGACAAATACGATTTCAAAAAGAATTGA